The following proteins come from a genomic window of Musa acuminata AAA Group cultivar baxijiao chromosome BXJ1-7, Cavendish_Baxijiao_AAA, whole genome shotgun sequence:
- the LOC135586437 gene encoding cold-responsive protein kinase 1-like — protein sequence MIMPCFSFLFKKKGPSRLQLKYQEFAEIENVKIYSYNELRHATEDFSLGNKIGEGGFGYVYKGKLKDGSIVAIKVLSAESKQGVREFLNELKAISTIAHENLVKIYGCCVEQDQRILVYNYVENNSLAQTLLGKGYSNIQFTWRIRAKICIGVARGLAFLHEEVQPHIIHRDIKASNVLLDKDLTPKISDFGLARLLPSNMTHISTRVAGTIGYLAPEYALRGQLTRRADIYSFGVLLLEIVSGRSNVNTRLPYEDQLLLERTWALYERGELEQIVDTSLNDDFDAEEACKYLKVGLLCTQDNPKLRPAMSAVVMMLIGEKDVSEQIMKPGLISDFMDLKIKHQKVSEDFMDKKIKHQKMSVNMFPASTSLEASTVSSMMTTNMSVTFTSTADHA from the exons ATGATCATGCcttgtttttcttttctattcAAAAAGAAAGGTCCTTCACGACTGCAACTAAAATATCAAG AATTTGCAGAAATTGAAAATGTAAAGATATACTCTTACAATGAATTAAGGCATGCAACAGAAGATTTTAGTCTTGGCAATAAAATCGGTGAAGGTGGTTTTGGTTATGTATACAAG GGGAAGCTTAAAGATGGTTCGATTGTCGCTATAAAAGTGCTCTCCGCTGAGTCAAAACAAGGAGTACGAGAATTTTTGAATGAGCTTAAAGCCATATCCACTATTGCTCATGAGAATCTGGTTAAGATTTATGGTTGCTGTGTTGAGCAAGATCAGAGAATCTTAGTGTACAATTATGTTGAGAACAACAGCCTTGCACAAACACTTTTAG GTAAGGGCTACAGTAACATTCAATTCACCTGGAGGATAAGAGCTAAGATATGCATTGGAGTTGCTCGGGGTCTTGCATTCCTACATGAGGAAGTTCAACCTCATATTATTCATCGGGATATAAAAGCCAGTAATGTTCTTCTCGATAAGGATCTGACTCCCAAGATTTCAGACTTTGGTTTGGCAAGGCTCTTGCCATCAAATATGACCCATATCAGTACTAGGGTTGCAGGGACAAT AGGCTACTTAGCACCTGAATATGCTCTAAGGGGGCAATTGACAAGGAGGGCAGATATTTACAGCTTTGGTGTTCTTCTATTAGAAATAGTCAGTGGCAGATCTAATGTAAACACAAGATTGCCATATGAAGATCAACTTCTGCTTGAAAGG ACATGGGCACTATACGAGCGTGGAGAGCTGGAGCAGATAGTAGACACTTCCCTGAATGATGATTTTGATGCTGAGGAGGCATGCAAGTACTTGAAAGTTGGCCTTCTGTGCACACAAGACAACCCAAAATTACGTCCCGCAATGTCTGCTGTCGTCATGATGCTGATCGGCGAGAAGGATGTCAGCGAGCAGATCATGAAGCCTGGGTTAATATCAGACTTCATGGACCTGAAAATTAAACACCAAAAGGTGAGTGAAGACTTCATGGACAAGAAAATTAAACACCAGAAGATGAGTGTAAACATGTTCCCTGCTTCTACTTCACTGGAGGCATCGACTGTGTCATCAATGATGACGACAAACATGTCAGTGACCTTCACTTCTACAGCTGATCATGCCTGA